The following coding sequences are from one Selenomonas sputigena ATCC 35185 window:
- the uraA gene encoding uracil permease yields the protein MTQRTIAPEERLPLLQTIPLSLQHLFAMFGSTVLVPILFHVNPATVLLFNGIGTLFYLILCKGKIPAYLGSSFAFLSPVFLVLADYSYEAALGGFIVVGVVFCLVSFIIHAIGTGWIDVIFPPASMGAIVAVIGLELMPTAAKMAGLTDAEADPTVVFVSIATLAVTVFASIAFRGFLAIIPILIGVVSGYVIAYAAGIVDLSAVENAPWFAIPTIYTPKFEPGAILILLPASIVVIVEHIGHLIVTNNIVGRNLTKDPGLDRSLLGNGISTIFSGFFGSTPNTTYGENIGVLAITKVYSTWVIGGAAVFAVALSCLGKLAALIQSIPTPVMGGVSMLLFGVIAASGIRILVESKVDYGKPTNLLLTSIVMGVGVSTASLTLGTVTLRGMSLATVIAIILSLSFRLIFRLRREKSAASK from the coding sequence ATGACACAAAGAACCATTGCCCCCGAGGAGCGGCTGCCGCTCCTCCAGACGATTCCGCTTTCCCTGCAGCACCTCTTCGCGATGTTCGGCTCAACGGTGCTCGTGCCGATCCTCTTCCATGTCAACCCCGCGACCGTGCTGCTCTTCAACGGCATCGGCACACTCTTCTATCTGATCCTCTGCAAGGGCAAGATCCCCGCCTATCTCGGCTCAAGCTTCGCTTTTCTCTCGCCCGTATTCCTCGTGCTCGCCGACTACAGCTACGAGGCGGCACTCGGCGGCTTCATCGTCGTAGGCGTCGTCTTCTGCCTCGTGAGCTTCATCATCCATGCCATCGGCACAGGCTGGATCGACGTGATCTTCCCGCCCGCCTCCATGGGTGCGATCGTCGCCGTCATCGGACTTGAGCTCATGCCGACGGCGGCGAAGATGGCGGGACTGACCGATGCCGAGGCGGATCCGACCGTCGTCTTCGTCTCCATCGCCACGCTCGCCGTCACGGTCTTCGCCTCCATCGCGTTTCGCGGCTTCCTCGCCATCATCCCCATCCTCATCGGCGTCGTTTCGGGTTACGTCATCGCCTATGCAGCGGGCATCGTCGACCTCTCCGCCGTCGAAAACGCCCCCTGGTTCGCCATCCCGACCATTTACACGCCGAAATTCGAGCCAGGTGCGATCCTCATCCTCCTGCCTGCCTCCATCGTCGTCATCGTCGAGCACATCGGTCACCTCATCGTTACGAACAACATCGTCGGGCGCAATCTCACGAAGGATCCGGGACTCGACCGCTCGCTTCTCGGCAACGGCATATCGACGATCTTCTCGGGCTTCTTCGGATCAACGCCGAACACGACGTACGGCGAGAACATCGGCGTCCTTGCCATCACGAAGGTCTATTCGACATGGGTTATCGGCGGCGCCGCCGTCTTCGCCGTCGCGCTCTCATGCCTCGGCAAGCTCGCCGCACTCATCCAGAGCATCCCGACGCCCGTCATGGGCGGCGTCTCCATGCTGCTCTTCGGCGTCATCGCCGCCTCGGGCATCCGCATCCTCGTCGAATCCAAGGTGGACTATGGCAAGCCCACGAATCTCCTGCTGACCTCTATCGTCATGGGTGTCGGCGTATCGACGGCAAGCCTCACGCTCGGCACGGTGACGCTCAGAGGCATGTCGCTCGCGACCGTCATCGCCATCATCCTCTCGCTGTCCTTCCGCCTCATCTTTCGGCTGCGCCGCGAAAAGAGTGCAGCAAGCAAATAG
- a CDS encoding gamma carbonic anhydrase family protein → MYTLSSTEFHGIKPQIDEEAFVAPQVFLSGDVRVAKYASLWPGVVARGDVNYISVGECSNVQDLVCLHVADDNPCIIGDYVTIGHSAVVHGAEIGNHVLIGMNATVLTGAKVGEGSIIAAGALVRENEVIPPNSLVVGMPGKVVRTIDRIKTIHAQAIKYKCEWAIEYGVYPEIGGEKYHGEHII, encoded by the coding sequence ATGTATACGCTTTCCAGCACGGAATTTCATGGCATCAAGCCGCAGATTGATGAGGAGGCTTTCGTCGCGCCGCAGGTGTTTCTTTCGGGCGATGTGCGCGTCGCGAAGTATGCGAGCCTTTGGCCGGGTGTTGTTGCGCGCGGCGATGTGAATTACATCTCTGTCGGCGAGTGCTCGAATGTGCAGGATCTCGTCTGCCTTCATGTGGCGGACGACAATCCGTGCATCATCGGCGATTATGTGACGATCGGCCACAGCGCCGTCGTGCACGGCGCAGAGATCGGCAATCATGTCCTCATCGGCATGAATGCGACGGTTCTGACGGGCGCGAAGGTCGGCGAAGGCTCGATTATTGCCGCAGGGGCACTCGTGCGCGAGAACGAGGTCATTCCGCCGAATTCCCTCGTCGTCGGCATGCCGGGCAAGGTCGTGCGCACGATTGACCGCATCAAGACGATTCATGCGCAGGCGATCAAGTACAAGTGCGAGTGGGCGATCGAGTACGGCGTCTATCCCGAGATCGGCGGCGAGAAGTACCACGGCGAGCACATTATCTGA
- the recQ gene encoding DNA helicase RecQ gives MPEQNFARALQILQQTFGYKSFRPAQETVVKSLLEGRETVAIMPTGAGKSICFQVPALLLPGVTLVISPLISLMKDQVDALTEAGAPATFINSSLGQAEARARLSAIARGAYKIVYVAPERLETDFFQSLLQEQTVSFIAIDEAHCLSQWGHDFRPSYRAIAPFIECLPKRPLIGAFTATATPRVKDDIISLLALRRPAVHVAGFDRPNLFFGVLTGVDRKDFIANYLRTHREEAGIIYCATRKETDALSRFLQQKKFAVRPYHAGLCDEERSKAQDDFLYDNVQAIVATNAFGMGIDKSNVRFVIHYNMPKNIESYYQEAGRAGRDGEPGECILLFSPQDVMTQKYLIDISTEDAARKAHELGCLQKMSDYCHTPECLRSFILRYFGEESPAASCERCSSCKGDFERRDVTLDAQKIFSCVYRMRGRYGMTLTAQVLKGSAEQRVRTLHLDELSTYGIMQEQPLAEIKRSIQRFIATGYLSLTESEYPVLQLAEPAYAVLRGKEQVFQNFPRKQKEKPVDISLFDYLRALRKELAARDRVPPYVIFSDATLRDMCQVLPETLDDFLHVKGVGERKCERYGEAFLACIKEHRT, from the coding sequence ATGCCCGAGCAAAACTTCGCCCGTGCGCTGCAGATCCTGCAGCAGACCTTCGGCTACAAGAGCTTCCGCCCCGCGCAGGAGACCGTCGTCAAGAGCCTGCTCGAAGGCCGCGAGACCGTCGCCATCATGCCCACGGGCGCGGGAAAGTCCATCTGCTTCCAAGTGCCCGCCCTGCTGCTCCCGGGCGTCACACTCGTCATCTCGCCCTTAATCTCGCTGATGAAGGATCAAGTCGACGCGCTCACGGAAGCCGGTGCGCCCGCGACATTCATCAACAGCTCGCTTGGACAGGCGGAAGCTCGCGCAAGGCTCAGCGCCATCGCGAGAGGCGCGTACAAAATCGTCTATGTCGCGCCCGAGCGGCTTGAAACCGACTTCTTCCAATCTCTGCTGCAAGAGCAGACCGTTTCCTTCATCGCCATCGACGAGGCACACTGCCTGTCGCAGTGGGGGCACGACTTCCGCCCGAGCTATCGCGCCATCGCGCCCTTCATCGAATGTTTGCCGAAGCGCCCCTTGATCGGCGCCTTCACGGCGACGGCGACGCCGCGCGTCAAGGACGATATCATCTCTCTCCTCGCGCTTCGCCGCCCCGCCGTGCACGTCGCGGGCTTCGACCGGCCGAATCTCTTCTTCGGCGTCCTCACAGGCGTCGACCGCAAGGACTTCATCGCGAACTACCTGCGCACGCATCGCGAAGAAGCCGGCATCATCTACTGTGCGACGCGCAAGGAGACGGACGCCCTGAGCCGCTTCCTGCAGCAAAAAAAATTCGCTGTGCGTCCCTACCATGCGGGACTCTGCGACGAAGAGCGCTCGAAGGCGCAGGACGACTTCCTCTACGACAACGTGCAGGCGATCGTCGCGACGAACGCCTTCGGCATGGGCATCGACAAGTCGAACGTGCGCTTCGTCATCCACTACAACATGCCGAAAAACATCGAGTCGTACTATCAGGAGGCGGGACGCGCGGGACGCGACGGCGAGCCGGGCGAATGCATCCTGCTCTTCTCGCCGCAGGACGTCATGACGCAGAAGTACCTGATCGACATCTCGACCGAGGATGCCGCGCGCAAGGCGCACGAACTCGGCTGCCTGCAAAAGATGTCCGACTACTGCCACACGCCCGAATGCCTGCGTTCCTTCATCCTGCGCTACTTCGGCGAAGAAAGCCCCGCCGCCTCGTGCGAGCGCTGCAGCAGCTGCAAGGGCGACTTCGAACGGCGCGACGTGACGCTTGATGCGCAGAAAATCTTCTCGTGCGTCTACCGCATGAGAGGACGATACGGCATGACGCTGACAGCGCAGGTGCTCAAAGGCTCTGCCGAGCAGCGCGTGCGCACGCTGCACCTCGACGAACTGTCGACCTACGGCATCATGCAGGAGCAGCCGCTCGCCGAGATCAAGCGCTCGATTCAACGCTTTATCGCCACGGGCTATCTCTCGCTCACCGAGAGCGAATACCCCGTGCTGCAGCTCGCAGAGCCCGCCTACGCCGTGCTGCGCGGCAAGGAGCAGGTATTCCAAAACTTCCCCCGAAAGCAGAAGGAAAAGCCCGTCGACATCTCGCTCTTCGACTACCTCCGAGCACTCAGGAAAGAGCTAGCCGCACGCGACCGCGTGCCGCCCTACGTCATCTTCTCCGATGCGACGCTGCGCGACATGTGCCAAGTGCTGCCAGAAACGCTCGACGACTTCCTGCACGTCAAGGGTGTCGGCGAAAGAAAATGCGAGCGTTACGGCGAGGCTTTCCTCGCGTGCATCAAAGAGCATCGCACATAA
- a CDS encoding MFS transporter — protein MQNNGLPVDRSRSLLHRANQAFFFVGGFGVASWAPLVPLLKARLGVAEDVLGLLLLCIGVGSLVTMPFAGVLAGHFGCRRVIAVDSLVFAALLVALARVDNIVLAVPTLLLFGSSMGIIDVTINIHAVRVEQLLKRRVMSGMHALWSVGGFMGAGLFGVWMALGFTPLGATACSAGIIVLMVLAFARFLLAGRSAPEGRALAVPHGIVAFVAAVAGISFLVEGAVMDWSGVFLTEVRAMDMSLAGTGFAVFSAAMLLMRLLGDAIVNRLGARRVVFFGSVIAIAGFLLVIVSSSAWLIFPGFFAIGFGCANIVPIFFSLMGKQQDMTINAAVAAVSTCGYLGVLMGPAAIGFIAHSTSLLASFALLAVLLFVQLLIGLHVFRKVA, from the coding sequence ATGCAAAACAACGGTTTGCCTGTTGATCGTTCGCGCAGTTTGCTGCATCGCGCCAATCAGGCTTTTTTCTTTGTCGGCGGCTTCGGCGTGGCATCTTGGGCGCCTCTCGTGCCGCTTTTGAAGGCGCGGCTCGGCGTCGCTGAGGATGTGCTTGGACTCTTGCTCCTCTGCATCGGCGTCGGCTCACTGGTGACGATGCCCTTTGCAGGAGTATTGGCCGGGCATTTTGGTTGCCGCCGTGTGATTGCTGTCGATTCGCTCGTCTTTGCAGCGCTTCTTGTGGCTCTTGCCAGGGTGGACAATATCGTTCTTGCTGTGCCGACGCTTCTTTTGTTCGGCTCTTCCATGGGAATTATTGATGTCACAATCAATATCCATGCTGTACGCGTCGAGCAGCTTTTGAAGAGGCGCGTGATGAGCGGCATGCACGCGCTTTGGAGCGTGGGCGGCTTCATGGGGGCGGGACTTTTCGGTGTTTGGATGGCGCTCGGATTCACGCCCTTGGGCGCGACGGCGTGTTCGGCGGGCATCATCGTGCTCATGGTGCTCGCCTTCGCGCGATTTTTGCTCGCGGGCAGGAGTGCGCCTGAGGGCAGGGCACTCGCCGTGCCGCACGGCATCGTCGCTTTTGTCGCGGCGGTCGCCGGTATATCCTTCCTCGTCGAGGGCGCTGTCATGGACTGGTCGGGCGTGTTTCTCACGGAGGTGCGCGCGATGGACATGTCTCTTGCGGGCACGGGCTTCGCTGTCTTTTCTGCGGCGATGCTCCTCATGCGGCTCTTGGGTGATGCGATTGTCAATCGCCTGGGTGCGCGCCGCGTCGTATTCTTCGGTTCGGTCATTGCCATCGCGGGTTTCTTGCTCGTGATCGTTTCGTCCTCCGCGTGGCTCATTTTCCCCGGCTTCTTCGCAATCGGTTTCGGCTGTGCGAATATCGTGCCGATTTTCTTCTCATTGATGGGAAAGCAGCAGGATATGACGATCAATGCGGCGGTCGCGGCGGTGTCGACGTGCGGTTACCTCGGCGTGCTCATGGGGCCTGCCGCCATCGGTTTCATCGCACACAGCACGAGTCTTTTGGCGTCGTTCGCACTATTGGCCGTGCTGCTCTTCGTGCAGCTTCTCATTGGGCTGCATGTATTCCGCAAGGTGGCGTGA
- a CDS encoding efflux RND transporter periplasmic adaptor subunit — protein MKIFGKDITFGTKAKIAVTVLVLAGCAFGGYSYYEAQQAEKAMRESAGETATVVRMEMKSTVSATGTIIPVDSVEVSSKITARIKNVLVKENDIVTAGETVATLDAKSLATKRDQAQFKVTNAKAKYDREAYLYSIGANPQTTFEDAQYNYDAAKSVLEETESDLAETIIQAPISGIVVGKPKTAGTMATAGTDYPTVIMRIADLSKKQIMAKVDETDIGNIKVDQQATFTVDAHSGKTFTARVSKISQTDTANTWQTVSSSSTTTTSTASVIYYYVTLDVDDPENLLLPAMTARLEIETATKPSALAVPIAALKTDASGTYVVVEMPDGTKENRSVKTGIYSDDYVEILDGLIEGETVSISYTATQPQVMMMGGGHPPM, from the coding sequence ATGAAGATTTTCGGCAAGGACATCACCTTCGGTACGAAGGCGAAGATAGCAGTGACCGTGCTCGTCCTCGCGGGCTGCGCTTTCGGCGGCTACAGCTACTATGAGGCGCAGCAGGCAGAAAAGGCCATGCGAGAGTCTGCGGGCGAGACGGCGACGGTCGTGCGCATGGAGATGAAGTCCACCGTGTCGGCGACGGGCACGATCATTCCCGTCGATTCCGTCGAGGTCAGCTCGAAGATCACGGCGCGCATCAAGAATGTGCTCGTCAAGGAAAACGACATCGTGACGGCGGGCGAGACGGTCGCGACACTCGACGCCAAGTCACTCGCAACGAAGCGCGATCAGGCGCAGTTCAAGGTCACGAACGCCAAGGCGAAGTACGACCGCGAAGCCTACCTCTACAGCATCGGCGCGAATCCGCAGACGACGTTCGAGGACGCGCAGTACAACTACGATGCCGCCAAGAGCGTCTTGGAAGAGACGGAGTCCGATCTCGCTGAGACGATCATCCAGGCTCCGATCAGCGGCATCGTAGTCGGCAAGCCCAAGACGGCGGGTACGATGGCGACGGCGGGAACGGACTATCCGACCGTCATCATGCGCATCGCCGACCTCTCGAAGAAGCAAATCATGGCGAAGGTCGACGAGACGGACATCGGCAATATCAAGGTCGACCAGCAGGCGACGTTCACGGTCGATGCGCACTCGGGCAAGACCTTCACGGCACGCGTCTCAAAGATCAGCCAGACGGACACCGCGAATACGTGGCAGACCGTCTCCTCTTCGAGCACGACGACGACCTCGACGGCGAGCGTCATCTACTACTATGTGACGCTCGATGTCGACGATCCCGAGAACCTGCTGCTGCCGGCCATGACGGCGCGTCTTGAAATTGAGACGGCGACGAAGCCCAGCGCGCTCGCCGTTCCCATCGCCGCATTGAAGACGGACGCCTCGGGAACATACGTCGTCGTTGAAATGCCCGACGGCACGAAGGAGAACCGCTCCGTCAAGACGGGCATCTACAGCGATGATTATGTGGAAATCCTCGACGGCCTGATCGAGGGCGAAACCGTGTCGATTTCCTACACGGCGACGCAGCCGCAGGTCATGATGATGGGCGGCGGCCACCCGCCGATGTAA
- a CDS encoding sodium-dependent transporter, with the protein MARETLKSRFGFILLSAGCAIGIGNVWKFPYLVGQNGGGAFVLLYLFFLIVLGIPVMTMEFSLGRAARRSPVRMYQRLTPEKWGWHWHGYACWFGCIMLMMFYTTVAGWMLLYFYQTACGAFAGLSPKEIGAAFGSMLGDPILQVVPMVIVVISGFLICSHGLQSGLERVTKGMMVLLLLIMVVLAVNSVFLAGASEGISFYLRPDIAKMEEIGFTNVIVAAMNQAFFTLSLGIGAMAIFGSYIPKDHALLGESVNVALLDTFVAITSGLIIIPACFAYGVEPDSGPGLIFITLPNIFNHMAGGIIWGSLFFLFMTFAAFSTVLAVFENIMACTMDLTGWSRKKAGFVNCAAILVLSLPCALGFNLLAGIHPMGGESSFLDIEDFIVSNILLPGGSLVFVLYTMHRFGWGWQKFYEEANTGSGWKLPRWARGYFAYVLPLVVGAILVLGLM; encoded by the coding sequence ATGGCGCGAGAAACGCTGAAGAGCCGCTTCGGCTTCATTCTCCTCAGTGCCGGCTGTGCGATCGGCATCGGCAATGTCTGGAAGTTTCCATATCTCGTCGGGCAGAACGGGGGAGGAGCCTTTGTGCTGCTTTATCTGTTCTTTCTCATCGTGCTCGGCATTCCTGTCATGACGATGGAATTTTCCCTTGGCCGCGCCGCAAGGCGCAGCCCCGTGCGCATGTACCAGAGACTGACACCCGAAAAGTGGGGCTGGCATTGGCATGGCTACGCATGCTGGTTCGGCTGCATCATGCTCATGATGTTCTATACGACGGTCGCGGGCTGGATGCTGCTTTACTTCTATCAGACAGCGTGCGGCGCGTTTGCGGGACTTTCTCCGAAGGAGATCGGTGCGGCCTTTGGCTCGATGCTTGGCGATCCTATCTTGCAGGTCGTGCCGATGGTGATCGTCGTCATCAGCGGCTTCCTCATCTGCTCGCACGGCTTGCAGTCTGGGCTGGAGCGTGTGACGAAGGGCATGATGGTGCTCCTGCTCCTCATCATGGTCGTGCTCGCCGTGAACAGCGTTTTCCTCGCCGGCGCGTCTGAGGGCATTTCCTTCTACCTGCGCCCTGACATCGCGAAGATGGAGGAGATCGGCTTTACGAACGTCATTGTCGCAGCGATGAATCAGGCGTTCTTCACGCTGAGCCTCGGCATCGGCGCGATGGCGATCTTCGGCAGTTACATCCCGAAGGATCATGCGCTTCTCGGCGAGTCGGTCAACGTCGCTCTCCTTGATACCTTTGTTGCCATCACGTCGGGACTCATCATCATCCCCGCGTGCTTCGCTTACGGCGTCGAGCCGGACAGCGGGCCGGGACTCATCTTCATCACATTGCCGAACATCTTCAATCACATGGCGGGCGGCATCATCTGGGGAAGTCTCTTCTTTCTCTTCATGACGTTTGCGGCCTTTTCGACGGTGCTCGCTGTCTTTGAAAATATCATGGCCTGCACGATGGATCTGACGGGGTGGAGCCGCAAGAAGGCGGGATTCGTGAACTGCGCGGCGATCCTCGTGCTGTCCCTGCCCTGCGCCTTGGGGTTCAACCTCCTCGCGGGCATTCACCCGATGGGCGGCGAGAGCAGTTTCCTCGACATCGAGGATTTCATCGTGAGCAATATCCTCTTGCCCGGCGGGTCGCTTGTCTTTGTGCTCTACACGATGCATCGTTTCGGCTGGGGCTGGCAGAAGTTCTATGAAGAGGCGAATACGGGAAGCGGCTGGAAACTTCCCCGATGGGCGCGCGGCTACTTCGCCTATGTCCTGCCTCTTGTCGTCGGCGCGATCCTCGTGCTGGGATTGATGTAA
- a CDS encoding ABC transporter ATP-binding protein, with translation MEQKAKEERAAQEKATIELRGIKKLYPMGDQIVAALAGVDLTIRKGEFAALMGPSGSGKSTLMNILGCLDRPTEGSYKLDGEEVAHLSDDALALTRNKKIGFVFQNFNLLSKSSAADNVALPLIYAGVGRGERRERAMHLLEAVGLADRADHQPNELSGGQRQRVAIARALVNDPHIVMADEPTGNLDTKSTHEIMELFEKLHAAGRTIILVTHEPDIAACASRQLLVRDGLITRDEGRGVKMDVV, from the coding sequence ATGGAGCAAAAGGCGAAGGAAGAGCGAGCGGCGCAGGAAAAGGCGACGATCGAGCTTCGGGGCATCAAGAAACTCTATCCGATGGGCGATCAAATCGTCGCCGCGCTCGCGGGCGTTGATCTTACGATACGAAAGGGCGAGTTCGCCGCCCTCATGGGGCCGTCCGGCTCGGGCAAGTCGACGCTCATGAACATCCTCGGCTGCCTCGACCGCCCGACGGAAGGATCGTACAAGCTCGACGGCGAGGAGGTCGCGCACCTCTCGGACGACGCGCTCGCTCTCACGCGCAATAAGAAGATTGGCTTCGTATTTCAGAACTTCAACCTGCTCTCGAAGAGCAGCGCTGCCGACAACGTCGCCCTGCCGCTCATCTATGCGGGCGTCGGAAGAGGCGAGCGGCGCGAGCGCGCCATGCACCTCTTGGAAGCCGTCGGGCTTGCCGACCGTGCCGACCATCAGCCCAACGAGCTTTCGGGCGGTCAGCGCCAGCGCGTCGCCATCGCGCGCGCCCTCGTCAACGATCCGCACATCGTCATGGCGGACGAGCCGACGGGCAATCTCGACACGAAATCGACGCATGAGATCATGGAACTCTTCGAGAAGCTTCACGCCGCCGGACGCACGATCATCCTCGTCACGCACGAGCCGGACATCGCTGCCTGCGCGAGCCGTCAGCTTCTCGTGCGCGACGGACTCATCACGCGCGACGAGGGCAGGGGCGTCAAGATGGATGTCGTATAG
- a CDS encoding RsiV family protein produces MKKLHALSLAAVLLLAPIAPVSDDLPLASVVHAAAQQDTIKEYTRPAKTSTDNDEERSVKAPVPWLLVEDHRIEALNANGKCVTYTSHPVLHVKGEERETLSRALDAWNKHEAQAAKKGFDFAYECKNGDRQDGFLEDIAYFDYSVITKWGRVDEQMISFCSFGISYTGGVHPMHGEGGTTFDAKTGKEVPLAAIVTSREALLRALANAFRTQYPGREKDLFAYDIEEQLKRFHRPEKGFDTFSWYMGTHGELVFLYPPYALGPYSSGDFTLTIERADAPELFTETYPLNQPLHEAI; encoded by the coding sequence ATGAAAAAACTCCACGCACTCTCCCTCGCAGCCGTCCTCCTGCTCGCTCCCATTGCGCCTGTTTCGGACGACTTGCCCCTCGCATCCGTCGTCCATGCGGCAGCGCAGCAGGATACAATCAAAGAGTACACGCGTCCGGCAAAAACTTCCACCGACAACGACGAGGAACGCTCCGTCAAAGCCCCCGTTCCGTGGCTCCTCGTCGAAGACCATCGCATCGAGGCCTTGAATGCCAACGGCAAATGCGTGACCTACACCAGCCATCCCGTACTTCACGTCAAAGGCGAAGAGCGCGAAACGCTCTCTCGCGCCCTCGACGCCTGGAACAAGCACGAGGCGCAGGCTGCAAAAAAGGGCTTCGATTTCGCCTATGAATGCAAGAACGGCGATCGCCAAGACGGCTTCCTCGAAGACATCGCCTACTTCGACTACTCTGTCATCACGAAGTGGGGACGCGTCGACGAACAAATGATCAGCTTCTGCAGTTTCGGCATCTCCTACACCGGCGGCGTGCACCCGATGCACGGTGAAGGCGGCACGACCTTCGACGCAAAGACAGGAAAAGAAGTCCCCCTCGCCGCCATCGTCACAAGCCGCGAAGCTTTGCTTCGAGCGCTAGCCAACGCCTTCCGCACCCAATACCCGGGACGCGAGAAGGATCTCTTCGCCTACGACATCGAAGAGCAGCTCAAACGATTCCACAGGCCGGAAAAAGGATTCGATACCTTCTCCTGGTACATGGGCACGCACGGCGAACTCGTCTTCCTCTACCCGCCCTACGCCCTCGGCCCCTACTCCTCCGGCGACTTCACGCTGACCATTGAGCGCGCGGACGCCCCCGAGCTTTTCACCGAGACTTATCCGTTGAATCAGCCGCTACACGAAGCGATATGA
- a CDS encoding TolC family protein, with product MKKWRRKPWSLLLAGAFLYSMSSVAAAADLSLAGAVELALSQNADLKITKQAEESALASLGEAKSEKGFSVSASGGYSIGRNWQDRGNTTSSGLNASVKSGVNIWDGGKASGGIDSAKIAILTARLKTARAEEKLRLSVIEAYYNALQAKKTVGVNKASVDNYQAHLTNVEQLFSAGSKARMDVLRASVELSDARQTLIKAENEYEISLAKLRNLVNMDRDEPLRLTDDAVYSPFAPALSDCLAFGVENRKELWIDNYDVVRKELDIEVVKAGYTPQIDFSLSASANKDFEPASASSRGVTAGINMNWNIFDGGRKKARIEAAEAALDAARLQLEKDRNDVDYDIRAAYFSMKEAENRLNSTQDAVDKAKEDYFIAREKYRAGEGIMLDIIDAQLALSKAEMNHISAQYDFARGKAQVENAMGQSLTESEQRAADAMDAVPLARAEISRRDAVHAYEENEKAMKERQDRTVIPFRASEAAAAKQSAVQKERASGAKVSNTMNTANAANATNAADTDSAANAAAAAAGNGGRA from the coding sequence ATGAAGAAATGGCGCAGGAAGCCCTGGTCGCTTTTGTTGGCGGGAGCTTTCCTTTACAGCATGTCATCCGTGGCGGCGGCTGCCGACCTTTCGCTTGCGGGCGCGGTCGAGCTTGCGCTTTCGCAGAATGCAGATTTGAAGATCACGAAGCAGGCGGAGGAGTCGGCGCTTGCGTCGCTCGGCGAGGCGAAGAGTGAGAAGGGATTCTCCGTCAGCGCTTCGGGCGGCTATTCCATCGGCAGAAATTGGCAGGATCGCGGCAACACGACGTCGTCGGGGCTTAATGCGTCCGTCAAGAGCGGCGTCAATATCTGGGACGGCGGCAAGGCGAGCGGCGGTATCGACAGCGCCAAGATCGCTATCTTGACGGCGCGTCTCAAGACGGCACGCGCCGAGGAGAAGCTGCGTCTTTCCGTCATCGAGGCGTATTACAACGCGCTGCAGGCGAAGAAGACCGTCGGTGTGAACAAGGCATCCGTCGACAACTACCAAGCGCATTTGACGAACGTCGAGCAGCTTTTCTCGGCGGGCAGCAAGGCGCGCATGGATGTACTGCGTGCTTCCGTGGAGCTTTCCGATGCGCGTCAGACGCTCATCAAGGCGGAGAACGAGTACGAGATCAGCTTGGCGAAGCTTAGGAATCTTGTGAACATGGACAGGGACGAGCCGCTTCGCCTCACCGACGATGCCGTATACAGCCCGTTCGCCCCCGCGCTTTCCGACTGTCTCGCCTTCGGCGTCGAGAATCGCAAGGAGCTTTGGATCGACAATTACGATGTCGTGCGCAAGGAGCTTGACATCGAGGTGGTCAAAGCGGGCTATACGCCGCAGATCGACTTCTCGCTGAGCGCGTCGGCGAACAAGGACTTCGAGCCTGCGTCGGCCAGCAGCCGCGGTGTGACGGCAGGCATCAATATGAATTGGAACATCTTTGACGGCGGCAGAAAGAAGGCGCGCATCGAGGCGGCGGAAGCGGCGCTCGATGCCGCGCGGCTGCAGCTGGAAAAGGACAGGAACGATGTGGATTACGACATCCGCGCGGCGTACTTTTCGATGAAGGAGGCGGAAAACCGTCTGAACTCGACGCAGGACGCCGTAGACAAGGCGAAGGAGGACTACTTCATCGCACGCGAGAAGTACCGCGCGGGTGAAGGCATCATGCTCGACATCATCGACGCGCAGCTTGCGCTCTCGAAGGCGGAGATGAACCACATCAGCGCACAGTACGACTTTGCGCGCGGCAAGGCGCAGGTGGAAAACGCCATGGGGCAGAGCCTCACGGAGAGTGAGCAGCGTGCGGCGGACGCCATGGACGCCGTGCCGCTGGCGAGAGCTGAGATCAGCCGCAGGGATGCGGTGCACGCCTATGAAGAGAACGAGAAGGCGATGAAGGAGCGTCAGGACAGGACGGTCATTCCTTTCCGCGCGTCTGAGGCAGCGGCGGCAAAGCAGTCTGCCGTGCAGAAGGAAAGAGCGTCAGGCGCGAAGGTTTCGAATACAATGAATACAGCGAACGCGGCAAATGCGACGAATGCAGCTGATACGGACAGTGCAGCGAATGCGGCGGCAGCGGCAGCCGGAAATGGAGGGCGAGCATGA